Part of the Citrus sinensis cultivar Valencia sweet orange chromosome 2, DVS_A1.0, whole genome shotgun sequence genome, CCAATATTCCTAAAAAacaatcttaattaattaatctggTTGTgagtggaagaaaaaaaaggagaaaaaaaaaggcaataGGTGCAGTTCTATTGTCTCACATGACAATTATTTAATGTCTTTTGGGTGCATTTGAGAGCTTGCATTACACTGCATTTGCATTGCATTAAAACACTATACTTATGCTAACTCATGTTTAGCTACAATTTCTTGTTGCATTGCGCTGCATTATAAAGATGAATATTGCAATGAAAggtgtataaaataaacttaaaggGGGTAAGTTTTAGGTTGtattacattaaaatattatttatgttttaaatataatcatttaacttttattattcaatcaattgtaataaatataaatgtactaacattgatttatatttaaataaaaaattaatttaaataataatataaaatattgaatatataataaaaatgataatagattatttttctttcattacataaaatattttactttaaatacataaaaagtttttatttaaaaaatcagacCATTATGTTCgacatcaataaataaaaataaacttataatttaatattatttattgatataataaaataattaatatataaaataattatttaacaattaattaaattgaaaaaattaataatagaaccctaaaaatattaataaatttaaatactattaatttaattacattattaatataaaataatattattttatataatacaatcCTACtacacaaaaatataatattacattacaaTTGGATGCAACACACCTAATACAGTATGATAATGCAATACAACGTCAGACGCACGATTTGTTTACATTGATTCGGCGTAAGTTGCCCCTCAGTCTTCACGGAATTATCTAATCTGCCTTCGTTAGTTGTAACATAAGTTGGtgtattcaattaaatatagaAGCAATCAGGTTTCCAATATCTCGCGCATGTCCGCACATCTACCAGTCATAGCATTAAGAATcactttttaacttatttgtgAAAGAAAGAATTCACCAACTTGATTGTAATGATTGCATCTCTTGGTGGCTTGGTGATGCCGTGTGAATTGTGAGAGCCAAACGATGAATCAAAGGAGAATTCCCCAACATTAAGAATCACTTGTCCTCATTTTCACTTCAAAATTAAGAGAGAATGATACTCAATCCGGCCGACAAAACCAGTGCtaaactaatatttttgtttgtgaCAGCTAGTGGCAGTGGGTATCTTCTATCCACTTTTGCTTGACTAAATAATTAAGCTTTAGCATGTGCGTGCATGGTAACTTGAtgtaatttacattgatttaAGAGttgtttcaaataaattaaatgtgaTTTAGAGTGTGTTTGGGAGTgaggtgctgtagcttttaaccTGCAGCTGTTGTGAAGTAAAAGTTACAGCTGTGGAATAGaagttccaaaaaaaaatttactaagcTGTCAAAACTCAGCTACAAGTGTTAACAAACACCTTAGTAGCTGGGTTGTCATCACCACAATCCCAAACGGGTTATTAGTTATTAAACACTCTTGGAATATTATTGAGTACAACTCTTGGAATATTTATGTAAGTTACATTGTTATACAACCTAACCATACCCACTCATATTATTATGTAACTTAGCCACATTTACACCTCATCATCACTTGCATACATGATGACGACGATCTCACCTTATTTGCTTCACCAGCCCACATCCTATGAACGTCTCATGTGATGCTTGATTTACATCGCACACGCACACAACCCCTCACGTGCAGCCTGCACTCTGCAGTGGTGGTGCACGACAGCACGAGTAGTGGCGGCAACGGTGGTGTGGTGATAGAAAGCAACATAAGAAAACGACACAATTATGCATAGAACTCAATAACTATTGAAACATGCATAAAGGAAACCAcctaagaaaaataagagtacCCTCTCCTATCATTCATATTTGTAGAGAACtttctattatatatatgtctgCAATCTCTAATAATTCCATAGTACAAAGATTGTATTTTGTTCAAAAAAGTTAAACCCACATTAAACATAGCCCATTTCATAAACGACCTTCATATTCCCAAAAGCTACACAACCCTGCCCCactctattaaattaaaaagggaaaagggcaaaaaaataTGCAACAGTTATCTATCTTACATTTCACTGTTGCTTGCCATCCTTTGATAATCGTATCTACAGTGGCTAGGGCTTGAGTGAAAGAAAAAACCTACGTATCAGTCCAACTTTCACCTCTCCAAAAAGTAGATAAATCTGTTTCAGTAAGCAATGACTTCTTAACTAACCTAAAAGCAATTCTAgaaagatttttcttcaatccAAACCACATTGAAGCATATATTTACTACAGACAGAATACTGACCTCAACAATACTCTCTATTGGCCTCGCTAGCAACTAACCACAATATGGTTTGATCAAGAGCTAACAAGACCAgaaatttgagaattattaAGATGTACTAGCTGCACATTCAATTAAAACCTGACTTCtcagaaaaaagagaaaagttttGGATCTCAGTTCAACCAAACAATCAATCTTCCCAAGATCTACCAACCATCTTAGTACAAAATAGTGGCTTTTCGAgaatattgtttcaattatCTGACAGTGTTCCAGATGCTTATACTAGAAGGCAGTAACAGAGCACAAAGATGACTAAACATTAACCAGACCGAAAATCTAAACTGATTTCTCAGAGTAGATACATCATTAACTATTCTGCTCGTgcaaaaattaagtaaaaatataaaaaaaggagaaacagaacatgaagaaaaacaaatcgAGCTTCAATCAGCTGATCTACAGAAACgcttgaaattcaaaatctactctgttaaaaaacaaagcacaacaaatataaaaactactTTTTATGGAAAACTACATAATCCACACACCATTCCCTATTTTGATACGACAATATCCATACACATACTGGGCTCTGTCAGCTGATTATAAAAGAACCCTAGAAATTCAAAATCCGGTCTGcttaaaaaagaagcaaagcaCGATTAATATAAAGGCTACCTAATATTGAGGCATACAATCTGGCTGATTCCAAATTAAGAGTAATTGACTATTGTACTCTATTCAAAATTCTACTAATTATCTACAATCAAAAGCACAAAAGACCACTCTCAAAAGACCACTCTCTATTTTCATACAACAATATCCATCATACACATTACAGAGGTTCCGttcatattttgatttataaatttaaaaaaaaacactagaAATTGAAAATCCGTAACCCTAGAAATTCAACAAAAGAGCTTAAACTATTAAGAATTACTTGTCTTTAGTCGAAACGCCGTACTTTTCCTGCATCTTAGCGAGCTCATCGTCCTTCTTCTTCTGATCAAACTTCTTGCTCATCTTAGTCTGCTGGTAATACAAAACAATCAGATACCTATTGGCAACGTTGAAACCGGATAAGTGATCCACCGCCGTTTTGGCGTCGTAGATGTCCTCGTAGACGACGAAAGCCGTGCCACGGGTGTCCTTACTCGAGCCGATACGTATCTGCCGTATCGCTCCGTATTTGCCGAAGATGTCGTACATCTCTTCCGATGAGATGTTGAACGGCAGGTTGCGGACGTACAGAACTCTGTTTACTTCTGGTGGCAGACGAGCGTTGCCCTTCCGCAGAGGTATTGTCGCCATTCCCTTCGCTTCGCTTTGTCGATCAGAAAATTCAGAGAGAGGCTCCCTGTAGATTTTAGGGATTCCGATAATTTGGGGATTTTATagcaaattataataatttggatattttagtctcttcaaatattttgtcacaattttttaattctatttcttTATCTCCGTGATCTTTATTGTCAGTATCAACGAGTcggttatttatttatttttaacaggCGTTTTGGGCAGGATTGAAGTTGAATTTGGGCTTTGGGTCACATACCTAATTGGGTTAAAGCCTGTGATATGCCCAATTTCTTTATGgcagaaataaatataaaatattaaaaaaaaggtttgggGATTGTGAAATAATAATGCTACTTACTTGATTGAGATTCTTTGATTTGCATCTCTACTTATGCGGTAAATGATGTGGTATCATCTGATTGGTTCAAGTAATAGATAATtgttaaactttattattttcaatctaaATAATAGACATTTATTGGTAACTCATCAGTAAGATACAAATTAAGTATGTTAACTAAATAAGTATAGCATGACTCGATTATAAGATTGTTAAGTTaggttgaaaataatattatagaatttgaaattctaaaatggTTGTTGAGAAGTAATGTTAGCGATCTtagtatttaagtttcaattAATGTATCATTTATCTAATGAAAGATAGatttataactttataaaataCGAAACTTACtatctaataaataagtaatgcATAACAATTGTGGATTCAATTATTCTAATCTCTTTTTAGATAATTGGTTAGTCTTAGAAATATAACCGACAATTagcaaaacaaaaagtaaggattttggtaaattttaccTTTAAATTTGTTGTGTACACGCAAATAGCCATTTTTTTGGTAGCAATCAATAATTACATAACACCTTGATATtattgagatatttttaaactttattacttaaattttagacATTACCTATTCAACCATCTGAGTTATATTAGGCAGCAACCGcatatttcaaaagttatCACAACTTTCAAAATTCATCATCCAGCCCCCCAAAAAAATAGCATAATCATTTTTACATCTCCTATTAATTGTATATGTAattcatcaaataattaacaaatatattttagatgAGTAACAACATGTTGATAAAATTAGgatgaaattttatatctaaaaTGATGTCACACATggcatattatttattgattttaaatattatttgaaagcAATttcaagtataaaaataaaatttaccaaatgcCTAAATCTTTTATTTGTGTCCATTACATTTTCAAAGAGAATttactcattattttataaccACCACCTTGTTAAGTTACATAAAGCTATAACTTACAACAACTCAGAAGTATTTAATTACTGAACTatacttaacttaattaatgcaactcttaaattattgtaagttACAACATTAATTAACTTGATTACACCCTTCTAATAATTGCTATAAGGAGTAGGATTgttctttttcaattatgagattttatttatcttttttcttttcaaagcacTCCTAGACCATGCAAAATTTTTGTCTCAAGACTTCTCGTTTTACACCCACCAACAATTTCTAACAGAAAATGCAATGGCCTATGTTACCCAACTCTTTCACCGTATCAAGTAGACCGttataaactaatttaatCTTCTTTTGCCCAATAAAACAATGACATGTGGCAAATAGGTTTTTAATTTACCTAAAATAGAcacgtatatatatatatacatattagtGTATGAAAATGACTATTCATTTGCCACTCCCTTCCATCTCTTCATTTGGCTGCCATGGAAAACCGGAAAGAGGTCTGTAGCTCTACGCTTAAACAAGTTTagctttattttgatttttgtttgaaacTTCAAATACATTCATCTCCGTTTTTAAtcagatattaatttttttttttgtttaaatgcTCCAATTTCTGTTTTTTCAAAAAGCATCAGCTGAGTTCTTGGTGATCTCATAGAATCTGGttcattaatcattattgatgaatttagagagaatatttaaattgaataaacaaaatgtCAATATTCCCACAAAAACTGCTGCAGTTTGATCTCAAAATGTTTTACATCTGCAGAAAAATGGATTGATGACTGTCCCTCAATTTGGTGCGTGGGATCAAAAGGATCCCAGAGCTACCGACTATTCCATGGTGTTCTCACGAGCTCGTGCCAACAGGAAGCAGCAAAAGGCTGATGTCAGGCGTAGCTACGGAAATGAACAGGAAATTCTTGCTGCTCATCAACAAGACGACGATCCTGTTATGGTAAGACTCCACTATACAGAACCATTCTCAGTTACGTATCCATCACTGTCGTCTATTCGTAACATGTTCAGTTACATGTACATGTAATACAATTGTATATGTAAAATGTATTCAGGCTAAAGTTAAAATGTTAGATACCAGAGTCCCATTTGTAAAaaggtttaaaagaaaagaaaaaacctctATGAAGTAGactaagaagaaaaaagaagataaaaatgatgtcccattttttatttttttcccccctctcTCTAATCCCTTGGAATTTATTGCCTTgcagaggaaaaagaagatcTTGACCTACATTAACTGCTGTATCAGGCCTTGATTCTTTAACCTGAGATCTTCTTCAAATTTCGAGTCAAACAaaacagaattttttttctgttctGTAAATTTATAGATGAACATGTAAATTGGAGAATTAGACAAATAAGTTCTGTATTCTTGTGTGCTCTATATGTATCAACCCTACTATTAAgaattgttcaaatttttattgcaTCTATTGTCCCCAGACGAGACAAAGAAAACAGAATAATCTAATTACAACttctgtaaaaaaaatttattaacaggtatacatattttacaaattgGATGCagtgtttgtttcttttgtccAGGCGGATAAACAGCTGAATTTATTTGTCATAGTTCACAGCTCAACACAAATCTGAACATTGGGCATGATTTTCCTTCTAATTTAGTTCCaacaactgaaaaaaaaaagaagctaaTACCTGCAATCTAGGTCGAGGACTTAAGACGCTTCACTGGAGCTTGGAGGGAAGATAAATACTTAGCATCAGCTTTGTCAAGTCCatgaaaaagataattaaaggGACGCATTTCTATGTACTTTCCAGAACCTGGAACGACATTCAGTTCATCATTTTCCCAAACAACCCTGCCACCAGCAATCGTCACTTCAACCTTCCCCTGAGACACCATAAcagaaatttcaaaacctGACACACCATTATGAGGTTTGGGCACCATACGTACAAGAACAGTGACGGAGACAAAGTCCTAGATCTAGACATCTTTAAAGCATTTGCATATGCAAGCACATTTAAATTCTCAATAATGATTGGAGGAACATTCTCACAGTATACAgctaaagaaagaaaaatgcattAGCATTTTGGGAGAAAGATAGCTGGAAAGAGAAGACTAAActgaataaatgaatataacaGCAATTTACGGTCGCAATGACTCAAACGCAACTAAAGATACAGTATTTTAATAGGCACATCAAGCATTATTACAGTTTAGctgatttatatttaaagtATTAGAATGATACAATGTTTTGTACATGGTATCCATATATAAAAGCTTATGTACTggaaaacaaacatattaaatGCTCTATCCCTCTCATATTACATTGTTCTATCAcaaatactttcattttgaTGTTGAAAAGTTGACCTTTTTTAAGCTATTTATTTAGTCAGTGCATGCTTGTGCCTTTTATAAGATTCATATCACATGCTACTGTCATTTTTGTTCAATAACTAGCCTCGTTTTTCTACGCATTGgcatataattaatcaaaccaAGAGAAACTCCTCCACTTAACGCATGGGTGATAAAATACTTGATACATTAATTATCATCATCTACAGTAAAACTTACTTTTACTCTCCTGCCCTCATAGACATTTGTATCTAATCTAGAGTGGTGGGACCTTGCAGTAATTTCAAAGCTTGAATTTGGgttgaatataattatatctGCATCAGATCCAACAAGAATTGCTCCTTTCCTGGGATATACGTTGAATATTCTAGCActgcaaaattttcaaatatggtAATGCATACCTCAGATTCCATGCATATGTATCATGATCAAACTATGAAACGAATATAACCGATTTATTTCAGTGTAAGCCAAGAAGTTCATTGACAAATTAACATGAGAAAACCTTattgaaagaaatttgttcCATACCATTCAGTGCTAGTTAACCTGACATAATCAGTCACAGAAATTTGGCCAGATTCCTTCAAGACAAAGaatttggaataaaaaagatattagAAATGGTGATTCTAACGAAGCTGTTTATATTAGTTGAATGAGCTAAGATCTTTTGTGGCTTACCACCATTGTATCCCAGACCAAATGCATCCTCTCTTCGATACCTACATTGAGTGTTTGCCACAGTGAAAGTATTAGAGAGCGGAATAGATACAATCTTGTccatatatttaaaaaggaACATTTGTTTTCAGAAACAAAATGGACCATTATGTATTACCATTCACACCATTTGGTATCTTCCGGAAATCATCAATACCAAAAGCCTTTTGTGTAGAATTAAAGGCACAATGATCAGTTCCTACAAGCTGCAAAGTGTAGAAAGTACCAtgtaaaacaatttaatatctctgtaaaatttattacaaaagaatgtGACTTAGGCAATAATAATCCAATCTCCGGATGAGAACTCATACATTCCCCTTGTAGCTTAAAGCCATTTACTGACATTTTTGCAGTCAGCATTTGCAGCGAAAATTGTTGCAACTTACAATGTCACAGCAAATGCATAATTTCCAAAGAACATTGATTTAATTGTCATAGAATACTCAAGCGATAATATGAATCAACAAGTATGCCACTTTGCGGTAAACTCTCAtagaaagaagagagaaacCTGCAAAATCCCAGTTGCAAGGGCAGCTTGTAGAGCCTTGTTGTGTCCTGATGCTCTAATAGGGGGACTCATGACATACCTGAAATGTCAAAGGATTGTAATGCTTTAAGAAAGCAATGAAGCGGACCAAACAAggggaagaaaaaggaagcaTGAAGATACTTGCTTTGCAGCAGTGACAAAATCTGAATGCCAAAGCCAAGAATCATCAAGGACTAATCCAGAAACTACTGGCTCTCCAATGACCCTCTGCCctgcaattaataaaagtaGAGTAAGTATCGAGCctaatgctatcaccaccacTAACAAAACATTGCAACAGGAGAAAGGAGATGTTTAAACTATAGTTTAGATATCTATCTATATTCCGACAAAATAGAGAAAGGAAAGcctaaaattacaattaaatgaaatgaacCAAATTGTGAAATATCTATGGTAGCAACACACTTGCACTAGGATCTCAGTCAATTTTACATATCTCATCGTAtctgtgttgatttttttacttttcagtTGTAGGCATAACATCAGAACAGGGTATAAGATAAGCAGAAATCCTGACAGAACcataaattaaaaggaatTTAACTGGCagttaaacttgaaacaaaacagtttttacattttaagagaggaaaaaaacaCTACGGAAACCGTTCAATCTTGGAATTATTAAACCCCAGTTAATTGTTTCTAGCTATTTGAATACGACTAATGCTGATAAGATTGATGTTATCAACTTCTATGAAGAAAAATACTTCTCATAACTAGCCAATTAACTCTTCGTTACTCGGAGCCTTAAAGCATCAAGCTATTTCCCTCTTTCTCTGTATCAGTTGTCAAGAGTACTTAGATGATGAGAAACTATTATATAAAAGTGTAGAATTTGCAGCAACAAAACAATCTATTTGTATTTGGCTTCAACAAAATTCTACCATCCTAATGATATTACTGCAGGAATCACACAATGGAATTGTAATATTTAGAAAGTTTGGACCTGCTTTTCGAGCTTTAGCTATTTCTTCCATTGCATCCATGCTCATGACATGAACAACATAAAGAGGTGTATTCACAAACTCTGCCAAACGAATTGCGCGAGTGGTTGCCTCTCCTTCCAGCTGCATAGACACGGTATCATAAATCTCAATAGAAAAGGGTATGATCTATTTTTCCCACACAGCGAAAATTAGCAAAGACAATGCAGTGAATGTATAATATTTGTCAGTAAAATAGTAACAAAAAtgtacattttctttttaactgtccaaattttttttaagtgcaTCTTTACAcgcaaaaaaagaaaaagttaaaaaaaaaaagacaaacaaTGTGATCACAAGGAAATACAGAAGCACAGGAAAAGTAACAGTTATTTCAACTAATGACAAGAACCACAGATACAGATAACTAATAGATAAATGACagtaaaattctatttttctcCATAATATGCTTCAAAAGTACACATTGCCAAAAGTTAGATGACATTGATATCTGATTATATTTAAGGTCTGAGCTTTGGTTGAACATCAGCAACAGACATCAGCTCCAGTGCCCCAGGAAAGGGAAATTGAAAGTCACATATTCACATTCTCTGTTTAAattggtaaaatattttatacgtACTCCATCCTTTCAGAGCAAAGCGGTTGACACAACAATTTCAGACTATATGCTCCATGTGAAAGAAGATAACACACATCAATACATATAGTCCAGCATAAATTTCATAGtaccaccaaaaaaaataaagttatctAAAAGATACCTCTActtgcattttaaaaaaaaaaaaaaggcaataccagaagaaaatatgaatTCAAAAGTGTCAAAACATATTTCAAGAATTACCAATGGAGGCCTAGAAAGAGCATGTCCCTCCGGACCGGTAATACCAAGCTCAATCATCCTTTTCTGTCCTTCGAATACAGCATCTCCATTTTCGGCATGGACCATAGCCAAGGCCCCTAGAGACTTGCACCTCTTGAATCCTTCTATTAAAAGCTCATCATTGATCATAAAAGAACCCTTGTATGCCATGAAAAACTTGAAAGAGTTGATACCTATGAGTTGGCAATGACTAAAATTACTATATGTGTAGAAACCAACAGGAATCCAGAATAAACCATTCATCATGGATTATTGatgtaatcaaataaaaaatgagaaattaaaatccaGATTACATAAGCTAAAAATTAGGGGGGCAAACCTTTCTCCTTAACCATAACTTCCATTTCGTCAGAAACTATTTCATC contains:
- the LOC102627040 gene encoding dihydropyrimidinase, translating into MTHCLMIHSMASAFTHQLTSVALLLLLLYFPPISESNNLFCDAGSEYGGLQCGIQSSSSSSAKILIKGGTVVNAHHQQIADVYVEDGIVVAVQPNINVGDDVKVLDATGKFVMPGGIDPHTHLAMEFMGSETIDDFFSGQAAALAGGTTMHIDFVIPINGSLTAGFEAYEKKAKNSCMDYGFHMAITKWDEIVSDEMEVMVKEKGINSFKFFMAYKGSFMINDELLIEGFKRCKSLGALAMVHAENGDAVFEGQKRMIELGITGPEGHALSRPPLLEGEATTRAIRLAEFVNTPLYVVHVMSMDAMEEIAKARKAGQRVIGEPVVSGLVLDDSWLWHSDFVTAAKYVMSPPIRASGHNKALQAALATGILQLVGTDHCAFNSTQKAFGIDDFRKIPNGVNGIEERMHLVWDTMVESGQISVTDYVRLTSTECARIFNVYPRKGAILVGSDADIIIFNPNSSFEITARSHHSRLDTNVYEGRRVKGKVEVTIAGGRVVWENDELNVVPGSGKYIEMRPFNYLFHGLDKADAKYLSSLQAPVKRLKSST
- the LOC102627330 gene encoding splicing factor 3B subunit 6-like protein, whose protein sequence is MATIPLRKGNARLPPEVNRVLYVRNLPFNISSEEMYDIFGKYGAIRQIRIGSSKDTRGTAFVVYEDIYDAKTAVDHLSGFNVANRYLIVLYYQQTKMSKKFDQKKKDDELAKMQEKYGVSTKDK
- the LOC102626760 gene encoding uncharacterized protein LOC102626760 — translated: MENRKEKNGLMTVPQFGAWDQKDPRATDYSMVFSRARANRKQQKADVRRSYGNEQEILAAHQQDDDPVMRKKKILTYINCCIRP